A section of the Oncorhynchus nerka isolate Pitt River linkage group LG3, Oner_Uvic_2.0, whole genome shotgun sequence genome encodes:
- the LOC115126057 gene encoding angiogenin-like has protein sequence MKNLKLLILSLSICLLLGNLGVSGYSNVEPCQRSRCNNCHEKFLYRHVRPNTPLTTDRNAWEKYLRENNDCSRPTQSFLHPKDRERVDAVCSSSGGKRYQGNLCISQSPFTFLTVRSETGTCGVSSVREETKHLILACEVLENRCVPVHFEGNREGNKPDNNAAGCGSTEKGKGSSFKVSGMWLASSLILMFLSQLLF, from the coding sequence ATGAAGAACCTTAaacttctcatcctctctctctccatctgcctgtTGCTGGGCAACCTGGGGGTGAGTGGCTACAGTAATGTCGAACCCTGCCAACGGTCCCGATGCAATAACTGCCATGAAAAGTTCCTATACCGGCATGTGCGTCCAAATACCCCGCTAACGACGGACCGCAACGCGTGGGAGAAGTATCTACGTGAAAATAATGACTGCTCAAGACCCACGCAGTCCTTCCTCCATCCCAAAGACCGGGAGAGGGTGGACGCGGTCTGCTCCAGCTCTGGGGGAAAGAGGTACCAGGGGAACCTGTGCATCAGCCAAAGCCCGTTCACATTTCTAACAGTGAGGAGTGAGACTGGGACCTGCGGTGTGTCCAGCGTGCGGGAAGAGACCAAGCATTTGATCCTGGCATGTGAGGTGCTGGAGAACAGGTGTGTGCCGGTCCACTTCGAGGGGAACCGCGAGGGGAACAAGCCCGACAATAACGCTGCAGGATGTGGCAGCACGGAGAAAGGGAAGGGCTCAAGCTTCAAAGTATCAGGAATGTGGCTGGCATCTTCATTGATACTCATGTTTCTCTCACAACTCCTTTTCTGA